The Streptomyces sp. NBC_01197 genome window below encodes:
- a CDS encoding branched-chain amino acid ABC transporter substrate-binding protein, whose product MRQRSLLILTTVLTTGALTLTACGSRDNKDSKGSGGKTEVVIGVDAPLTGANSATGLGIQGGVRVAIDDANKNNTVPGVKFVIKALDDKALPPTGQQNASALVADNKVLGVVGPLNSGVAQTMQQVFATANLVEISPANTAPELTQGKNWQTSKSRPYKTYFRTATTDALQGGFAAQYAGQTLKKKKVFVVDDKQTYGAGLAKLFKANFLKAGGKLAGQDHVNTGDKDFSTLVTKIKNSGADILYYGGQYDESQIITKQLKDAGAHIPLMGGDGMFSPTYIKTAGKAAEGDLATSVGVPVESLPAAKDFIAKYKAAKYTGDYGTYGGYSYDAATAIIKAVGSVVKDGKVPSDARQQIVDAVQKTDFDGIAGHVSFDQYGDTTNKQLTVYQVKNGAWKAVKSGVYTPAG is encoded by the coding sequence GTGCGACAGCGTTCGTTGCTCATACTCACCACCGTGCTGACCACAGGCGCACTGACACTCACCGCTTGTGGATCGCGCGACAACAAGGACAGCAAGGGCAGCGGCGGCAAGACCGAGGTCGTCATCGGCGTCGACGCACCGCTCACCGGAGCGAACTCCGCCACCGGCCTCGGCATCCAGGGCGGCGTCAGGGTCGCCATCGATGACGCGAACAAGAACAACACCGTGCCCGGCGTGAAGTTCGTCATCAAGGCGCTCGACGACAAGGCCCTGCCGCCGACCGGCCAGCAGAACGCCTCCGCGCTCGTCGCGGACAACAAGGTCCTGGGCGTCGTCGGACCGCTCAACTCCGGTGTCGCGCAGACCATGCAGCAGGTCTTCGCCACCGCCAACCTGGTCGAGATCTCGCCGGCGAACACCGCCCCCGAGCTCACCCAGGGCAAGAACTGGCAGACCTCGAAGAGCCGCCCGTACAAGACGTACTTCCGCACCGCGACCACGGACGCCCTCCAGGGCGGCTTCGCCGCGCAGTACGCCGGGCAGACGCTCAAGAAGAAGAAGGTCTTCGTCGTCGACGACAAGCAGACCTACGGCGCCGGTCTCGCCAAGCTCTTCAAGGCCAACTTCCTGAAGGCGGGCGGCAAGCTGGCCGGCCAGGACCACGTCAACACCGGGGACAAGGACTTCTCCACCCTCGTCACCAAGATCAAGAACTCCGGCGCCGACATCCTCTACTACGGCGGCCAGTACGACGAGTCCCAGATCATCACCAAGCAGCTCAAGGACGCCGGCGCCCACATCCCGCTCATGGGCGGCGACGGCATGTTCTCACCCACCTACATCAAGACCGCGGGCAAGGCGGCCGAGGGCGACCTCGCCACCTCCGTCGGCGTCCCCGTCGAGTCCCTCCCCGCCGCCAAGGACTTCATCGCGAAGTACAAGGCCGCCAAGTACACCGGTGACTACGGGACTTACGGCGGATATTCCTACGACGCCGCCACCGCCATCATCAAGGCAGTGGGCTCCGTGGTGAAGGACGGCAAGGTCCCGTCCGACGCCCGCCAGCAGATCGTGGACGCCGTCCAGAAGACCGACTTCGACGGCATCGCAGGCCACGTCTCCTTCGACCAGTACGGCGACACCACCAACAAGCAGCTCACCGTCTACCAGGTCAAGAACGGCGCCTGGAAGGCAGTCAAGAGCGGCGTCTACACGCCGGCCGGCTGA
- a CDS encoding PaaI family thioesterase, with amino-acid sequence MGEQTTVKFPQEVIDEYAVLGVDLPALFSAGHLGERMGVRITEAAADRVVGTMPVEGNTQPYGLLHGGASAVLAETLGSVGSMLHGGPSKLAVGVDLNCTHHRGVRSGLVTGVATPVHRGRSTATYEIVITDEQDKRVCTARLTCLLRDATPAGPTG; translated from the coding sequence ATGGGCGAGCAGACCACCGTGAAGTTCCCTCAAGAGGTCATCGACGAGTACGCCGTGCTCGGCGTCGACCTGCCCGCACTGTTCTCCGCCGGACATCTCGGCGAGCGGATGGGCGTACGGATCACCGAGGCCGCCGCCGACCGCGTCGTCGGCACCATGCCGGTCGAGGGCAACACCCAGCCGTACGGCCTGCTGCACGGCGGCGCGTCCGCCGTACTCGCCGAGACCCTCGGCTCCGTCGGCTCGATGCTGCACGGCGGCCCCTCCAAGCTCGCTGTCGGCGTCGACCTCAACTGCACCCACCACCGGGGCGTCCGCAGCGGGCTGGTCACCGGTGTGGCCACCCCGGTCCACCGCGGCCGCTCCACCGCGACGTACGAGATCGTGATCACCGACGAACAGGACAAGCGGGTCTGCACCGCCCGGCTCACCTGCCTGCTGCGCGACGCGACCCCCGCCGGCCCCACTGGCTGA
- a CDS encoding FdhF/YdeP family oxidoreductase, which yields MAAKPPTGDPVQDAPQVTAPHHAAAGLPAIGHTLQIAQQQMGVVRTARTLLKVNQKGGFDCPGCAWPEGAKRHTAEFCENGAKAVAEEATLRRVTPAFFAAHSVTDLASRSGYWLGQQGRITEPMLLPEGGDRYEPVSWERAFEIIAEELRALDSPDEALFYTSGRTSNEAAFLLQLFARAYGTNNLPDCSNMCHESSGSALSETIGIGKGSVSLDDMHQADLIIVAGQNPGTNHPRMLSALEKAKAAGAKIISVNPLPEAGLERFKNPQTPQGMIRGAALTDLFLQIRIGGDQALFRLLNKLIIETEGATDELFVREHTHGYEEFAAAARAADWDSTLTATGLSRTDIEQALAMVLDSKRTIVCWAMGLTQHKHSVPTIREVVNFLLLRGNIGRPGAGVCPVRGHSNVQGDRTMGIFERPDPAFLDALDKEFGIASPRHHGFDVVRAIEALRDGQAKVFFAMGGNFVGATPDTDVTEAAMRRASLTVHVSTKLNRSHTVTGTRALILPTLGRTDKDVQASGKQFVTVEDSMGLVHASRGNLTPAGPRLLSEPAIVARMARAVLGAESAIGWEEFEKDYATIRDRISRVVPGFEDFNTRVAVPGGFALPHAPRDERRFPTATGKANFTAAPVEYPELPEGRLLLQTMRSHDQYNTTIYGLDDRYRGITGGRRVVLVNPDDARELGLADGSYTDLVSEWKDGVERRAPGFRVVHYPTARGCAAAYYPETNVLVPLDATADVSNTPVSKSVVVRLEQSGTA from the coding sequence ATGGCTGCCAAGCCGCCCACAGGTGACCCGGTCCAGGACGCGCCGCAGGTCACGGCCCCGCATCATGCCGCAGCCGGTCTGCCCGCCATCGGCCACACCCTGCAGATCGCACAGCAGCAGATGGGCGTGGTGCGGACCGCGAGGACCCTGCTCAAGGTCAATCAGAAGGGCGGCTTCGACTGCCCCGGCTGCGCCTGGCCGGAGGGCGCCAAGCGGCACACCGCGGAATTCTGCGAGAACGGCGCCAAGGCCGTCGCCGAGGAGGCGACGCTGCGCCGGGTCACGCCCGCGTTCTTCGCCGCGCACTCCGTGACCGATCTCGCCTCGCGCAGCGGCTACTGGCTGGGGCAGCAGGGCCGGATCACCGAGCCGATGCTCCTGCCCGAGGGCGGCGACCGGTACGAGCCGGTCAGCTGGGAGCGAGCCTTCGAGATCATCGCCGAGGAGCTGCGGGCGCTGGACTCCCCCGACGAGGCGCTCTTCTACACCTCGGGCCGCACCAGCAACGAAGCCGCGTTCCTGCTCCAGCTCTTCGCCCGCGCCTACGGCACGAACAACCTGCCCGACTGCTCCAACATGTGCCACGAGTCGTCCGGTTCCGCGCTCTCGGAGACCATCGGCATCGGCAAGGGCAGCGTCTCCCTCGACGACATGCACCAGGCGGACCTGATCATCGTCGCCGGGCAGAACCCGGGCACCAACCATCCGCGCATGCTCTCCGCACTGGAGAAGGCCAAGGCCGCGGGCGCGAAGATCATCTCCGTGAACCCGCTGCCCGAGGCGGGCCTGGAGCGCTTCAAGAACCCGCAGACCCCGCAGGGCATGATCAGGGGAGCGGCCCTCACCGACCTCTTCCTGCAGATCCGCATCGGCGGCGACCAGGCACTCTTCCGCCTCCTGAACAAACTGATCATCGAGACCGAGGGCGCGACCGACGAGCTGTTCGTACGCGAACACACCCATGGATACGAGGAGTTCGCGGCCGCCGCGCGCGCCGCCGACTGGGACTCGACGCTCACCGCCACCGGCCTCTCCCGCACGGACATCGAGCAGGCTCTCGCGATGGTCCTCGACTCCAAGCGGACCATCGTCTGCTGGGCCATGGGCCTGACCCAGCATAAGCACTCCGTGCCGACCATCCGCGAAGTCGTCAACTTCCTGCTGCTGCGCGGGAACATCGGCCGCCCCGGCGCCGGCGTCTGTCCCGTCCGCGGGCACTCCAACGTCCAGGGCGACCGCACCATGGGCATCTTCGAGCGGCCCGACCCGGCATTCCTCGACGCCCTGGACAAGGAATTCGGGATCGCCTCGCCCCGCCACCACGGCTTCGACGTCGTCCGCGCCATCGAGGCGCTGCGCGACGGCCAGGCCAAAGTCTTCTTCGCCATGGGCGGGAACTTCGTGGGCGCGACACCCGACACCGACGTCACCGAGGCAGCCATGCGCCGCGCCTCCCTCACCGTGCACGTGTCGACAAAACTGAACCGCTCGCACACCGTCACGGGCACCCGCGCCCTGATCCTCCCCACTCTGGGGCGCACGGACAAGGACGTCCAGGCGAGCGGAAAGCAGTTCGTCACCGTCGAGGACTCCATGGGGCTCGTCCATGCCTCCCGGGGCAACCTCACCCCCGCCGGCCCGCGACTCCTCTCCGAGCCGGCCATCGTCGCCCGGATGGCGCGCGCGGTCCTCGGCGCCGAATCCGCGATCGGCTGGGAGGAGTTCGAGAAGGACTACGCCACGATCCGGGACCGGATCTCGCGCGTCGTGCCGGGCTTCGAGGACTTCAACACCCGCGTCGCCGTGCCTGGCGGCTTCGCCCTCCCGCACGCCCCGCGTGACGAGCGCCGCTTCCCCACAGCCACCGGCAAGGCGAACTTCACCGCCGCGCCCGTCGAGTACCCCGAGCTCCCCGAGGGGCGGCTGCTCCTGCAGACCATGCGCTCGCACGACCAGTACAACACCACGATCTACGGCCTCGACGACCGCTACCGCGGCATCACGGGCGGCCGCCGCGTCGTCCTGGTCAACCCGGACGACGCCCGTGAGCTCGGCCTCGCCGATGGCTCGTACACCGATCTGGTCAGTGAGTGGAAGGACGGCGTCGAGCGGCGCGCCCCCGGCTTCCGGGTGGTGCACTACCCGACCGCCCGCGGCTGTGCCGCCGCGTACTACCCGGAGACGAACGTGCTGGTCCCGCTCGACGCGACCGCCGACGTCAGCAACACCCCCGTGAGCAAGTCCGTAGTGGTCCGTCTGGAACAATCCGGCACGGCCTAA
- the polA gene encoding DNA polymerase I: MAKTASKQTADTRPRLLLMDGHSLAYRAFFALPAENFTTASGQTTNAIYGFASMLANTLRDEAPTHFAVAFDVSRKTWRADEFPEYKANRSKTPDEFKGQVELIGEVLDTMRVDRFAIEGFEADDVIATLATQAEAAGFEVLIVTGDRDSFQLITDHVTVLYPTKGVSELTRFTPEKVEEKYGLTPQQYPDFAALRGDPSDNLPGIPGVGEKTAAKWINQFGSFAELVERADEVKGKAGQNFRDHLESVRRNRRLTEMVRDVELPKGPADLERAAYDREAFAHMLDVLEIRNPSLRERLLAVDPGAADEADRAPAAGVELDGSVLASGELAPWLAEHGGQPLGMATVESWALGTGNVREIALAAAGGPAAWFDTTQLDESDEQAFAAWIADPQRPKVMHNAKNAMRVFPEHGWSVEGVAMDTALAAYLVKPGRRSFALEPLAVEYLGRELAPAASADGQLAFGTDEQAEAESLMTQARAVLDLGDAFGERLKEVGAAGLLHDVELPTSILLARLERHGIAADRAHLEGMEQQFAGAVQQAVKEAHAAVGHEFNLGSPKQLQEVFFTELGLPKTKKTKTGYTTDADALAWLAAQTEHDLPVIMLRHREQARLRVTVEGLIKMVAADGRIHTTFNQTVAATGRLSSTDPNLQNIPVRTDEGRAIRRGFVVGEGYESLMTADYSQIELRVMAHLSEDAGLIEAFTSGEDLHTTVASQVFGVEKSAVDPEMRRKIKAMSYGLAYGLSAFGLSQQLNIEAGEARGLMDTFFERFGGVRDYLQRVVEEARATGYTQTMLGRRRYLPDLNSDNRQRREMAERMALNAPIQGTAADIVKVAMLKVDRALTEAGLASRMLLQVHDEIVLEIASGERKQVEQILRREMAAAAQLRAPLDVSVGVGADWESAAH; the protein is encoded by the coding sequence GTGGCAAAGACAGCATCGAAGCAGACCGCAGACACCCGCCCCCGCCTGCTCCTCATGGACGGGCACTCTCTGGCGTACCGGGCGTTCTTCGCGCTGCCCGCGGAGAACTTCACGACCGCGAGCGGTCAGACGACGAATGCCATCTACGGCTTCGCGTCGATGCTGGCGAACACGCTGCGTGATGAGGCGCCCACCCACTTCGCGGTGGCTTTCGACGTCTCCCGCAAGACCTGGCGCGCGGACGAGTTCCCGGAGTACAAGGCGAACCGCTCCAAGACCCCCGACGAGTTCAAGGGCCAGGTGGAGCTGATCGGCGAGGTGCTGGACACCATGCGGGTGGACCGCTTCGCGATCGAGGGCTTCGAGGCGGACGACGTCATCGCGACGCTCGCCACCCAGGCCGAGGCGGCGGGCTTCGAGGTACTGATCGTCACCGGTGACCGGGACTCGTTCCAGCTGATCACCGACCACGTCACCGTGCTGTACCCGACCAAGGGCGTCTCCGAGCTCACCCGATTCACGCCGGAGAAGGTCGAGGAGAAGTACGGGCTGACCCCGCAGCAGTACCCGGACTTCGCGGCGCTGCGCGGCGACCCATCGGACAACCTTCCGGGCATCCCCGGTGTCGGCGAGAAGACGGCCGCGAAGTGGATCAACCAGTTCGGTTCGTTCGCCGAGCTGGTGGAGCGCGCCGACGAGGTCAAGGGCAAGGCCGGGCAGAATTTCCGCGACCACCTGGAATCGGTGCGGCGCAACCGCCGGCTCACCGAGATGGTCCGCGATGTCGAGCTGCCGAAGGGCCCGGCGGACCTGGAGCGCGCCGCGTACGACCGGGAGGCGTTCGCGCACATGCTGGATGTGCTGGAGATCCGGAATCCGAGCCTGCGCGAGCGGCTGCTCGCGGTGGACCCGGGTGCGGCGGACGAAGCGGACCGGGCCCCGGCCGCCGGAGTGGAGCTGGACGGCTCCGTGCTGGCCTCCGGGGAGCTGGCGCCCTGGCTGGCCGAGCACGGCGGGCAGCCGCTGGGCATGGCCACCGTGGAGAGCTGGGCGCTTGGCACCGGTAACGTCCGTGAGATCGCGCTCGCCGCGGCGGGCGGGCCCGCCGCCTGGTTCGACACCACTCAGCTGGACGAGTCGGACGAGCAGGCCTTCGCCGCCTGGATCGCGGACCCGCAAAGGCCCAAGGTCATGCACAACGCGAAGAACGCGATGCGGGTCTTCCCCGAGCACGGGTGGAGCGTCGAGGGCGTCGCGATGGACACCGCGCTCGCGGCCTATCTGGTGAAGCCCGGCCGGCGCTCCTTCGCGCTGGAGCCACTGGCCGTGGAGTACCTGGGCCGAGAGCTCGCCCCGGCGGCCTCCGCGGACGGCCAGCTCGCCTTCGGTACGGATGAGCAGGCCGAGGCCGAGTCCCTGATGACCCAGGCGCGCGCGGTGCTCGACCTCGGCGACGCGTTCGGCGAGCGGCTCAAGGAGGTCGGCGCCGCCGGACTGCTGCACGATGTGGAGCTGCCGACGTCGATCCTGCTGGCCCGGCTGGAACGGCACGGCATCGCCGCCGACCGCGCCCATCTGGAGGGGATGGAGCAGCAGTTCGCCGGCGCGGTGCAGCAGGCCGTGAAGGAGGCGCACGCGGCGGTCGGGCACGAGTTCAACCTCGGCTCGCCCAAGCAGCTCCAGGAGGTCTTCTTCACCGAGCTCGGTCTGCCCAAGACGAAGAAGACCAAGACCGGGTACACGACGGACGCGGACGCGCTGGCCTGGCTCGCCGCGCAGACCGAGCACGACCTGCCGGTGATCATGCTGCGCCACCGGGAGCAGGCCAGGCTGCGGGTGACCGTCGAGGGCCTGATCAAGATGGTGGCCGCGGACGGCCGGATCCACACCACCTTCAACCAGACGGTGGCGGCGACGGGCAGGCTGTCGTCCACCGACCCCAACCTGCAGAACATCCCGGTGCGTACGGACGAGGGCCGGGCCATCCGCCGCGGCTTCGTCGTCGGCGAGGGGTACGAATCGCTGATGACCGCCGACTACAGCCAGATCGAACTGCGGGTGATGGCGCATCTGTCGGAAGATGCCGGGCTGATCGAGGCGTTCACCTCGGGCGAGGACCTGCACACCACGGTCGCCTCACAGGTGTTCGGGGTGGAGAAGTCGGCCGTCGACCCGGAGATGCGGCGCAAGATCAAGGCGATGTCGTACGGACTCGCCTACGGGCTCTCGGCGTTCGGTCTCTCCCAGCAGCTGAACATCGAGGCCGGCGAGGCGCGCGGGCTGATGGACACCTTCTTCGAGCGGTTCGGCGGGGTGCGGGACTATCTGCAGCGCGTCGTCGAGGAGGCCCGCGCCACCGGGTACACGCAGACGATGCTGGGCCGCCGCCGCTACCTGCCCGACCTCAACAGCGACAACCGCCAGCGCCGTGAGATGGCCGAGCGGATGGCGCTCAACGCCCCCATCCAGGGCACCGCGGCGGACATCGTCAAGGTCGCGATGCTGAAGGTGGACCGGGCACTGACCGAGGCCGGGCTGGCCTCGCGGATGCTGCTCCAGGTGCACGACGAAATCGTGCTGGAGATCGCATCCGGCGAGCGCAAGCAGGTGGAGCAGATCCTCCGCAGGGAGATGGCGGCCGCGGCACAACTGCGGGCCCCGCTCGATGTATCGGTGGGTGTCGGCGCGGACTGGGAGTCCGCCGCACACTGA
- a CDS encoding lytic murein transglycosylase — protein sequence MAPHFSSRLRKGATATTVAALAVAAMTASQAPDAMGSQSPDNSSQAADATPPSGTPVSGDSPYFTDLPPLNTPAKPATPVTTPAGTAAAGIPASVLAAYRKAEQTVAGTDPGCHLPWELLAAIGKVESGQARGGRVDATGTTLSPILGPVLNGAGFANISDTDNGRYDGDATHDRAVGPMQFIPSTWATWGQDGNGDGKKDPNNVFDASLATGRYLCADGRDVAVQHDLDQAILGYNHSQEYLSTVLSWFEFYKKGTHDVPDGTGVLPTGTGPDGQGHGGGDSGNAPGAGTSPSRHTPAPSPSRSSRPSPKPTKTDIGTISPVPGPSRSGKPSPSPSPSGSPSGSPSPSPSGSGCPTPSPSPSDSASPGPSPSPSGSARPSPSPTPSPSGSASGSPSPSPSPSGSSPSPCATG from the coding sequence ATGGCACCGCATTTCAGCAGCCGGTTGCGCAAGGGGGCGACAGCGACCACGGTGGCCGCGCTTGCGGTGGCGGCGATGACCGCTTCGCAGGCGCCGGACGCCATGGGCAGCCAGTCCCCGGACAACAGCAGCCAGGCCGCTGACGCGACGCCACCGTCCGGTACCCCGGTGAGCGGCGACTCCCCGTACTTCACCGACCTTCCCCCGCTGAACACCCCCGCCAAGCCGGCAACTCCCGTCACCACACCGGCCGGGACGGCCGCAGCCGGTATTCCGGCCTCGGTGCTCGCCGCCTACCGGAAGGCGGAGCAGACCGTCGCGGGCACCGACCCCGGCTGCCATCTGCCGTGGGAACTGCTCGCGGCGATCGGCAAGGTCGAGTCGGGCCAGGCGCGCGGCGGCCGGGTGGACGCCACGGGCACCACGCTCAGCCCGATCCTCGGCCCCGTACTCAACGGCGCGGGCTTCGCCAACATCTCCGACACCGACAACGGGCGATACGACGGTGACGCGACGCACGATCGGGCGGTCGGCCCGATGCAGTTCATCCCGTCCACCTGGGCCACCTGGGGACAGGACGGGAACGGCGACGGCAAGAAGGACCCCAACAACGTCTTCGACGCGTCACTCGCCACCGGCCGCTACCTCTGCGCCGACGGCCGCGACGTCGCCGTGCAGCACGATCTCGACCAGGCGATCCTGGGCTACAACCACTCGCAGGAGTATCTGAGTACGGTCCTGTCCTGGTTCGAGTTCTACAAGAAGGGCACCCACGACGTCCCGGACGGCACGGGCGTGCTGCCCACCGGCACCGGACCCGATGGCCAGGGACACGGCGGAGGCGATAGCGGCAACGCGCCCGGTGCCGGGACCAGTCCGTCCCGGCACACCCCGGCCCCCTCGCCGTCCCGGTCGTCCAGGCCCAGCCCCAAGCCGACGAAGACCGACATCGGAACGATCTCCCCTGTGCCGGGCCCCAGCAGGAGCGGCAAGCCCTCGCCCTCGCCGAGCCCTTCGGGCAGCCCGAGCGGTTCGCCGTCGCCCTCGCCTAGCGGCTCCGGCTGCCCCACCCCCTCGCCGTCACCGTCGGACAGCGCGAGCCCCGGCCCTTCGCCGTCCCCTTCGGGCTCGGCCCGCCCGTCACCCTCGCCCACCCCGTCCCCGTCCGGCAGCGCGAGCGGTTCGCCCTCTCCCTCACCGTCGCCGAGCGGGAGCAGCCCGTCCCCCTGCGCCACCGGCTGA
- a CDS encoding SPW_0924 family protein — translation MRALVAAAIGLAVAFALVLTISAVGSPAGKTSPKPLLTTVPGPKSQ, via the coding sequence ATGCGCGCCCTCGTCGCCGCCGCCATCGGGCTGGCCGTGGCCTTCGCCCTCGTCCTCACCATCTCGGCGGTCGGTTCGCCCGCCGGCAAGACCTCGCCCAAACCGCTGCTCACCACCGTCCCAGGACCCAAGAGCCAGTAG
- a CDS encoding DUF3068 domain-containing protein, with translation MRRKASLVLLAFAVFCAAISPLLRWYAFPRLAKIPANQYQEEVLQAKPATLLDYGTMQAKKVSQVTIVQTLRGNVAESDRIEQSAGRDVVVWDSLSYVAGPDGKMVSEIPERYIFDAHTQAPVHATGEMVDGIPVNREGIEFKWPFLTQKRDYEYFDAQTRTSSPIHYRGTVKFHGLDVYYFEQTIPWTKVSMPKKMPVKGITPESVAKTGTTRWYSTKRMFWVDPVTGAPVNGEEIHKEELRGGTLLGGRAKVTAFAGDVKMRPDYVNYTVNLVKSNRLLVLLLTSYLPWGFLGLGICLLALALWLEARSRRPGEPDRPDARLPDPEPVIA, from the coding sequence ATGCGCCGTAAAGCCAGTCTGGTGCTGCTAGCCTTCGCGGTCTTCTGCGCCGCCATATCCCCGCTGCTGCGCTGGTACGCCTTCCCCCGGCTGGCGAAGATCCCGGCCAACCAGTACCAGGAGGAAGTCCTGCAGGCGAAGCCCGCGACCCTCCTCGACTACGGCACCATGCAGGCCAAGAAGGTCTCACAGGTGACCATCGTGCAGACGCTCCGGGGCAACGTCGCGGAATCCGACCGCATCGAGCAGAGCGCCGGGCGTGACGTCGTCGTCTGGGACTCGCTGTCCTATGTCGCCGGACCCGACGGCAAGATGGTCTCCGAGATCCCCGAGCGGTACATCTTCGACGCGCACACCCAGGCACCGGTGCACGCGACCGGCGAGATGGTCGACGGCATCCCCGTCAACCGGGAGGGCATCGAGTTCAAATGGCCCTTCCTCACCCAGAAGCGCGACTACGAGTACTTCGACGCGCAGACGCGCACCTCGTCCCCGATCCACTACCGGGGCACGGTGAAGTTCCACGGCCTCGACGTCTACTACTTCGAGCAGACCATCCCCTGGACCAAGGTGTCGATGCCCAAGAAGATGCCGGTCAAGGGCATCACCCCGGAGTCCGTCGCGAAGACCGGCACCACCCGCTGGTACTCCACCAAGCGGATGTTCTGGGTCGACCCCGTCACCGGAGCCCCCGTCAACGGCGAGGAGATCCACAAGGAGGAGCTGCGCGGCGGCACCCTGCTGGGCGGCCGGGCGAAGGTCACCGCGTTCGCCGGAGACGTGAAAATGCGGCCCGACTACGTCAACTACACAGTCAACCTGGTCAAGTCGAACCGGCTGCTCGTGCTGCTGCTCACCTCGTATCTGCCCTGGGGCTTCCTGGGCCTCGGTATCTGCCTGCTCGCGCTGGCGCTCTGGCTGGAGGCACGCAGCCGCCGGCCGGGGGAGCCCGACCGGCCGGACGCGCGGCTGCCCGACCCGGAACCGGTCATCGCCTGA